In the genome of Candidatus Hydrogenedentota bacterium, one region contains:
- a CDS encoding immunoglobulin domain-containing protein, whose translation MTTDHGLTTEYTEFTVNLDAAATAWGFSYTNTFLLRFSHYDNAPADGTLPPYAGLGLDEVRVTGRVRGDYDFGDAPAPYPSTLADDGARHGRSAGPFLGALCDYEGDALPSWNALGDDAEHAADEDGVVLAGALVPGDSVPVTVTATASCFLDVWVDFGQNGSWSDPGDQVFAAQPLNAGTNALSIAVPAGAVLGANAFARFRVSSAPVGMPTGAAADGEVEDYRFEIVPPAPVVSAEPSHTPGTENTVFWSAVTGADTYRAMLSPDPAFIGSPVTADWAPLAEHTFAGLDEGLFYYRAQAGASVPGHEETWGQSTAAAFEQGTRTGTEVDAAGAVTLAHASGRSFTVGGGVPFLRSTFTGAVRGNVFKAAAGAVLTRVEFLLERAAPTAVQIIVYEGGANATDPYTLVLTRDLGTLPVGLDYADSGPFNLPLTANLHYLVGVAAQGTVKTNRNPVALPPETEAFGTWVKVYYADTYPAPAAIPGTNPGTSLNGYCQRLAFRNTTDYASPGTCVSPVVAPDPLAAWNTLEYSAMVPGAASLTVDVLPASGTTPFPGFTGLVSGASLAGLPLEPVRLRASFATSNNTQTAALHSWGLRWRTEADRVVAGPWSGAVWSRQDQLPPAVAEVTLLDASPTRSATVSFGVRFTEPVEKVEGTAPFDDFAVSAGAPPGAAVTGVSGADDLYMVTVSTGGGVSGTVGLRVLASGGLHDALGREMAADYDAGPGYDVDFTPPTVAEITPLDGSPTNAPLVRWRVRFSEPMTDAPTEAPFAGFSVEGVTGAAVIAVVAEPDACVVTAATGPHDGDLLLRVLAAASPLRDRVGWPLDGDALSPGAYAVRHLDWAVQPPATVQAREGQALTLHAQATGGVGGTAHQWFFSPEGAKAFEEVPGAVFPAWLIGSVLSSQAGDYYCEARDAWETIQSTTTRLEVEDSLPAASAARLALCAAALAMAGARKARRGKAERP comes from the coding sequence TTGACCACAGACCACGGGCTCACCACTGAGTACACGGAATTCACGGTGAATCTCGACGCCGCCGCAACGGCGTGGGGATTTTCCTACACAAACACCTTCCTGTTGCGTTTTTCGCATTATGACAATGCCCCCGCCGATGGCACTCTCCCTCCTTATGCCGGGCTGGGGCTGGACGAGGTGCGGGTGACGGGGCGGGTGCGCGGCGACTACGATTTTGGCGACGCGCCGGCCCCCTATCCTTCCACGCTGGCGGACGACGGGGCACGGCATGGGCGGTCCGCTGGGCCGTTTCTGGGCGCGCTGTGCGATTATGAGGGGGATGCGCTGCCCTCCTGGAACGCCTTGGGCGACGATGCGGAGCATGCGGCCGATGAGGACGGGGTGGTGTTGGCCGGAGCGCTGGTCCCCGGAGACTCCGTCCCAGTGACTGTGACTGCTACGGCCTCCTGTTTTCTGGATGTCTGGGTGGATTTTGGGCAGAACGGCTCGTGGTCGGACCCGGGCGACCAGGTCTTTGCCGCCCAGCCGCTGAACGCCGGAACAAACGCGCTCTCTATTGCGGTGCCTGCCGGGGCCGTCCTGGGCGCGAACGCCTTTGCGCGGTTCCGGGTGTCCTCCGCTCCTGTGGGCATGCCCACCGGCGCGGCGGCGGACGGCGAAGTGGAGGATTACCGGTTCGAGATTGTGCCGCCCGCGCCGGTCGTGTCCGCCGAACCCTCCCACACGCCCGGCACGGAGAACACCGTCTTCTGGTCGGCCGTGACGGGGGCGGACACCTACCGGGCCATGCTGTCGCCGGACCCGGCGTTTATCGGTTCCCCGGTGACGGCGGACTGGGCCCCCCTCGCGGAGCACACGTTCGCCGGCTTGGACGAGGGGCTGTTTTATTACCGGGCGCAGGCGGGGGCCTCCGTGCCGGGACACGAGGAAACCTGGGGGCAGTCCACGGCGGCGGCCTTCGAGCAGGGCACGCGGACAGGCACGGAGGTGGACGCGGCGGGCGCAGTCACATTGGCGCATGCGTCGGGCAGGAGTTTTACCGTCGGCGGGGGCGTCCCCTTCCTGCGCAGCACGTTCACCGGGGCGGTGCGCGGCAATGTGTTCAAGGCGGCGGCGGGCGCGGTGCTGACGCGGGTGGAGTTTTTGCTGGAACGTGCAGCCCCCACGGCGGTGCAGATCATCGTCTACGAGGGCGGAGCAAACGCAACGGACCCCTACACGCTGGTGCTTACCCGGGACTTGGGAACCCTTCCGGTAGGGCTGGACTATGCCGACTCCGGGCCCTTCAACCTGCCGTTGACCGCCAACCTCCACTATTTGGTGGGTGTGGCGGCGCAGGGAACGGTGAAAACAAACCGGAATCCAGTGGCTCTTCCCCCCGAAACCGAAGCGTTTGGTACCTGGGTGAAGGTCTACTATGCGGACACCTACCCGGCTCCGGCGGCGATTCCCGGCACGAACCCAGGCACCTCGCTCAACGGATATTGCCAGCGGCTGGCGTTTCGGAACACCACTGACTACGCCTCCCCCGGCACCTGCGTCTCCCCCGTGGTTGCGCCGGACCCGCTTGCGGCGTGGAACACGCTGGAATACAGCGCAATGGTGCCCGGCGCGGCGTCGTTGACGGTGGACGTGCTGCCCGCGTCGGGCACGACCCCCTTCCCGGGGTTTACGGGGCTGGTGTCGGGCGCGTCGCTCGCGGGGCTGCCGCTGGAGCCGGTGCGGCTGCGGGCGTCGTTTGCCACCTCCAACAACACGCAGACGGCGGCGCTGCATTCGTGGGGGCTGCGGTGGCGGACGGAGGCGGACCGGGTGGTGGCGGGGCCGTGGTCGGGGGCGGTGTGGTCGCGCCAGGACCAGTTGCCTCCCGCCGTGGCGGAGGTGACGCTGCTGGATGCGTCGCCGACGCGGTCGGCGACGGTGTCGTTTGGGGTGCGGTTCACGGAGCCGGTGGAGAAGGTGGAGGGGACGGCGCCGTTTGACGATTTTGCGGTGTCGGCGGGGGCGCCTCCGGGGGCGGCGGTGACGGGGGTGTCGGGGGCGGACGATCTATATATGGTGACGGTCTCGACGGGCGGGGGCGTGTCGGGGACGGTGGGGTTGCGGGTGCTGGCGTCGGGGGGGCTGCATGACGCCCTGGGCCGGGAGATGGCGGCGGATTATGACGCGGGGCCGGGGTATGACGTGGACTTCACGCCGCCGACGGTGGCGGAGATCACGCCGCTGGACGGGTCGCCGACGAATGCGCCGCTGGTGCGCTGGCGGGTGCGGTTCAGCGAGCCGATGACGGATGCGCCGACGGAGGCGCCCTTTGCGGGGTTCTCGGTGGAGGGGGTGACGGGGGCGGCGGTGATCGCCGTGGTCGCGGAGCCGGACGCGTGTGTGGTGACGGCGGCCACGGGCCCGCACGACGGCGACCTGTTGCTCCGGGTGTTGGCGGCGGCGAGTCCCCTGCGGGACCGCGTGGGCTGGCCGCTGGACGGCGACGCCCTGTCGCCGGGGGCCTATGCCGTGCGGCATCTGGACTGGGCGGTGCAGCCGCCCGCCACCGTTCAGGCACGGGAGGGGCAGGCCCTCACCCTGCACGCGCAGGCAACGGGCGGCGTCGGCGGCACGGCCCACCAGTGGTTCTTCTCCCCCGAGGGGGCCAAGGCCTTCGAGGAGGTGCCCGGGGCCGTCTTCCCCGCGTGGCTCATCGGCAGCGTCCTGTCCTCCCAGGCCGGGGACTACTACTGCGAGGCGCGCGACGCCTGGGAGACCATCCAGTCCACCACGACCCGTCTTGAGGTGGAGGACAGCCTCCCGGCGGCGTCCGCGGCGAGGCTGGCGCTCTGCGCGGCGGCCCTGGCGATGGCCGGCGCGCGCAAGGCAAGGCGCGGAAAAGCGGAACGCCCCTGA
- a CDS encoding YggS family pyridoxal phosphate-dependent enzyme → MNLKAISHNLRRVQDRIQAAAARAGRPADAVRLIAVTKTVGMAEIRELHRLGVREMAENRVELAVPKTLEAPEDIVWHLIGPLQTRKAPEVVAHCACFDALDRVKAAEALQKRCEEQNRFLRVLVEVNVSGEESKHGFTPATFAAQWDTLRGFDRLRIEGLMTMAPFGAPEATLRQCFSGLKRLADAHGLPEVSMGMTDDFETAIEEGSTQVRVGRALFEGV, encoded by the coding sequence TTGAATTTGAAGGCGATTTCGCACAATCTGCGGCGGGTTCAGGACCGCATTCAGGCCGCCGCCGCGCGCGCCGGGCGGCCGGCGGATGCGGTGCGTCTGATCGCGGTCACGAAGACCGTCGGCATGGCGGAAATCCGCGAACTGCACCGCCTGGGGGTGCGGGAGATGGCGGAGAACCGGGTGGAGCTGGCGGTGCCGAAGACATTGGAGGCGCCGGAGGACATTGTGTGGCACCTCATCGGCCCGCTCCAGACGCGGAAGGCCCCGGAGGTGGTGGCGCACTGCGCGTGTTTCGACGCGCTGGACCGGGTGAAGGCCGCGGAGGCCCTCCAGAAACGCTGCGAGGAGCAGAACCGCTTCCTGCGGGTGCTGGTGGAGGTGAACGTGTCCGGCGAGGAGTCGAAGCACGGGTTCACCCCGGCGACCTTTGCGGCGCAATGGGACACCCTGCGCGGGTTTGACCGGTTGCGCATCGAGGGGCTGATGACCATGGCGCCGTTCGGCGCGCCGGAGGCCACGCTCCGGCAGTGCTTCTCCGGGCTGAAGCGACTCGCGGACGCGCATGGCCTCCCGGAGGTCTCCATGGGCATGACGGACGATTTCGAGACCGCCATCGAGGAGGGCTCGACCCAGGTGCGCGTCGGGCGCGCGCTGTTTGAGGGCGTGTAA
- the rpmB gene encoding 50S ribosomal protein L28, protein MARVCQYSGKRPTVGHRVVRRGKAKREGGIGQNVTGITKRRWKPNLQVVRIVDENGTIRRVKVCARYIKAGKFTKAPRGVRKATGAIS, encoded by the coding sequence ATGGCCAGAGTATGCCAATACAGCGGAAAGCGTCCCACTGTCGGTCACCGGGTGGTGCGCCGGGGCAAGGCGAAGCGCGAGGGCGGTATCGGTCAGAACGTGACCGGCATCACCAAGCGCCGCTGGAAACCGAACCTTCAGGTGGTGCGGATTGTGGACGAGAACGGCACGATCCGCCGGGTGAAGGTTTGCGCCCGGTACATCAAGGCCGGCAAGTTCACGAAGGCCCCCCGCGGAGTCCGCAAGGCGACCGGCGCCATTTCCTGA
- a CDS encoding phenylalanine--tRNA ligase subunit beta — MQISLNWLKEYVDLDLPVEELCERLTMLGLEIEKVTEPGKEISGVVIGQILSIDPHPDADNLVVCRTDTGGEAPLQIVCGAKNMKPGDRVPAAVVGATLPGGFAIGKRKMRGVESQGMMCSARELGLGEDHSGLMILPEDAPLGMDAKEYLGLNDVVVEIEVTPNRGDWACMIGVARELAAYYGKELRIPAAALDEKGGEAAGVSSVRIEDSDACPRYMARILENVKVGPSPLWMAQRLIAAGQRPISNIVDVTNYVLLETGHPLHAFDFDLLAENRIVVRTAAPGEAITTLDGMKRALEPDMLVIADAKNPQAVAGVMGGADSEVGEGTTRILLESAVFKPASVRRTARKLGLVTEAAQHFQRGSDPEMARYAIDRASALMCELSGATVREGVIDEYPTKPTPRSIALRTARTDAFLGMPVPAPEQRTILERLGCPVEREDADGITVGVPSWRHDLKMETDLIEEIVRFYGYDRVPATIPRVRQSEEVFAPHEKKVSLLRKCLVSRGLSEFYNWTFSSPAAVQRLGLDGYCGEMVLLQNPLSENHAGMRTSLIPGLLANAETNHKRGNARLSAFEIGPVYLPVAGQDLANEPLRLGLLLSGPAGESHWSATDRPTDLYDLKGWVEVVAAFFGQNCAFVPFQMDLYAAGTAAEVVIAGKNVGIMGQVAGSVARSLDFTAPVFVAELDIQALLELAPTKPQFQAIAPFPPSLRDLAVVVDAGIPAGVLVESVRKAGGNLLTRVDIFDVYQGAQLPKGKKSVALSLVFQSAEKTLTDQDTQKSMEKILRSLREKHQAELR; from the coding sequence ATGCAGATCTCGCTGAACTGGCTGAAGGAGTATGTGGACCTGGACCTGCCGGTGGAGGAGCTCTGCGAGCGCCTGACCATGCTCGGCCTCGAAATCGAGAAGGTGACCGAGCCCGGAAAGGAGATTTCCGGCGTGGTCATCGGGCAGATCCTGAGCATTGACCCGCACCCCGACGCGGACAACCTGGTGGTCTGCCGCACGGACACCGGGGGGGAGGCGCCCCTCCAGATCGTGTGCGGCGCGAAGAACATGAAGCCGGGGGACCGGGTGCCCGCCGCCGTCGTCGGCGCGACCCTGCCCGGCGGCTTCGCCATCGGCAAGCGCAAGATGCGCGGCGTCGAGTCGCAGGGCATGATGTGCTCCGCCCGCGAACTCGGCCTGGGGGAGGACCACTCGGGCCTCATGATCCTGCCGGAGGACGCCCCCCTCGGCATGGACGCCAAGGAGTACCTCGGACTCAACGATGTGGTTGTGGAAATTGAGGTTACGCCGAACCGGGGCGACTGGGCCTGCATGATCGGCGTGGCCCGGGAACTGGCCGCCTATTACGGAAAGGAACTGCGTATTCCCGCCGCGGCACTGGATGAGAAGGGGGGGGAGGCCGCCGGGGTCTCGTCCGTGCGGATTGAGGATTCGGACGCCTGCCCGCGCTACATGGCACGCATCCTGGAGAATGTGAAGGTCGGTCCGTCGCCCCTCTGGATGGCCCAGCGGCTCATCGCCGCCGGACAGCGCCCCATCAGCAACATTGTGGACGTCACCAACTACGTCCTGCTGGAGACCGGGCACCCGCTGCACGCCTTTGATTTCGACCTGCTGGCGGAGAACCGGATCGTGGTGCGCACCGCCGCCCCCGGCGAGGCCATCACCACGCTGGACGGCATGAAACGCGCCCTGGAGCCGGACATGCTGGTCATTGCCGACGCGAAGAATCCCCAGGCCGTGGCCGGCGTCATGGGCGGCGCGGACAGCGAGGTGGGGGAGGGGACCACCCGGATCCTCCTCGAAAGCGCCGTGTTCAAACCCGCATCGGTGCGCCGCACCGCCCGGAAACTCGGCCTGGTGACGGAGGCCGCCCAGCATTTCCAGCGGGGCAGCGACCCGGAGATGGCCCGGTACGCCATTGACCGCGCCTCCGCGCTGATGTGCGAACTTTCGGGGGCCACCGTCCGGGAGGGGGTCATTGACGAGTATCCGACAAAGCCCACCCCCCGCAGCATCGCCCTGCGCACCGCGCGAACCGATGCGTTTCTGGGCATGCCGGTTCCCGCGCCCGAGCAGCGCACCATTCTGGAACGGCTGGGGTGCCCTGTGGAGCGGGAGGATGCGGACGGGATCACCGTGGGCGTGCCCTCGTGGCGCCATGACCTGAAGATGGAGACCGACCTGATTGAGGAAATCGTGCGGTTCTACGGATATGACCGTGTCCCCGCCACCATTCCCCGTGTCCGCCAGTCGGAGGAGGTGTTTGCCCCGCACGAGAAGAAGGTGTCCCTTCTCCGCAAGTGTCTGGTGAGCAGGGGCTTGTCGGAGTTCTACAACTGGACCTTCAGCTCCCCGGCGGCGGTCCAGCGACTGGGACTGGACGGGTATTGCGGGGAGATGGTCCTCCTGCAGAACCCCCTCAGCGAGAACCACGCGGGCATGCGGACCAGCCTGATCCCGGGTCTGCTGGCCAATGCGGAGACCAACCACAAGCGGGGCAACGCCCGGCTGTCGGCCTTTGAGATCGGGCCGGTGTACCTGCCCGTGGCGGGGCAGGATCTGGCGAATGAGCCCCTGCGCCTCGGCCTGCTGCTTTCCGGACCGGCGGGGGAGAGCCACTGGTCGGCCACGGACCGGCCCACGGACCTCTATGACCTCAAGGGCTGGGTGGAGGTGGTGGCGGCCTTCTTTGGCCAGAACTGCGCGTTTGTCCCGTTCCAGATGGACCTTTACGCGGCGGGAACCGCCGCGGAAGTGGTCATTGCGGGCAAGAATGTGGGGATTATGGGGCAAGTTGCCGGTTCCGTTGCGCGGAGCCTGGACTTCACCGCGCCCGTTTTCGTGGCCGAACTGGACATTCAGGCGCTGCTGGAACTGGCGCCGACGAAGCCCCAGTTCCAGGCCATCGCGCCGTTCCCCCCGTCCCTGCGCGATCTTGCCGTGGTGGTGGACGCCGGCATCCCGGCGGGCGTCCTGGTGGAGTCCGTGCGGAAAGCCGGTGGGAACCTGCTCACGCGGGTGGACATCTTTGACGTGTACCAGGGCGCCCAGCTCCCGAAAGGGAAGAAGAGCGTCGCCCTGAGCCTTGTGTTTCAGTCCGCCGAAAAAACCCTCACGGATCAGGACACGCAGAAGAGCATGGAGAAAATCCTCCGGTCCCTGCGGGAGAAGCATCAGGCCGAACTGAGATAA
- the pheS gene encoding phenylalanine--tRNA ligase subunit alpha, with protein sequence MKERLNELRQDALGVIAGCDDLKALEDIRVRFLGRKGQITEILKSLASLPAEERPLAGQAANETRDAISQALDARKTALEGEAEARRAVESACDFSLPGRTGFPLGHTHVLNQVAGEIIGIFSDMGFQVAQGPDIESEYYNFDALNTPSDHPARDSHDTFFVKPGVVLRTQTSPVQIRVMERTKPPVAVVVPGRVYRVDNDATHSPMFFQLEGLLVDEGVTFTDLKGSLMKFVHAFFGPDTQIRFRPHFFPFTEPSAEMDILWTAVDRQTGAVKSRWLEVLGCGMVHPEVFRAVNYDYERYSGFAFGLGLDRIAMVRHAIGSISHIYENDTRFVEQF encoded by the coding sequence ATGAAAGAACGCCTGAATGAGCTTCGGCAGGACGCCCTGGGCGTCATCGCCGGGTGCGACGACCTGAAGGCCCTGGAGGACATCCGGGTACGGTTCCTCGGCCGCAAGGGGCAGATCACCGAAATCCTGAAGAGTCTTGCCTCGCTCCCCGCCGAGGAGCGCCCGCTCGCGGGGCAGGCCGCCAACGAGACCCGGGACGCCATCTCCCAGGCCCTGGACGCGCGCAAGACCGCGCTGGAAGGGGAGGCCGAGGCCCGGCGCGCCGTGGAGTCCGCCTGCGACTTCTCGCTCCCCGGCCGCACCGGGTTCCCCCTGGGCCACACGCATGTGCTGAACCAGGTGGCGGGGGAAATCATCGGCATCTTCTCAGACATGGGGTTCCAGGTCGCCCAGGGGCCGGACATCGAGTCGGAATACTACAACTTCGACGCCCTGAACACGCCGTCGGACCACCCGGCGCGCGACTCGCACGACACCTTCTTTGTGAAACCGGGCGTGGTGCTGCGCACGCAGACCTCCCCGGTGCAGATCCGCGTGATGGAGCGAACCAAGCCGCCGGTGGCCGTGGTGGTGCCGGGGCGCGTCTACCGCGTGGACAATGACGCCACCCACAGCCCCATGTTCTTCCAGCTGGAGGGGCTGCTGGTGGACGAGGGGGTCACCTTCACGGACCTGAAGGGTTCCCTGATGAAGTTCGTGCACGCCTTTTTCGGCCCGGACACCCAGATCCGGTTCAGGCCCCATTTCTTCCCCTTCACGGAGCCGTCCGCGGAGATGGACATTCTCTGGACCGCCGTGGACCGCCAGACCGGCGCGGTCAAAAGCCGCTGGCTGGAGGTGCTGGGCTGCGGCATGGTGCACCCGGAGGTGTTCCGCGCCGTCAACTATGACTACGAGCGCTATTCCGGGTTTGCCTTCGGGCTGGGACTGGACCGCATCGCGATGGTCCGCCACGCCATTGGCAGCATCAGCCACATTTATGAAAACGACACCCGTTTCGTGGAGCAATTCTGA
- a CDS encoding ThuA domain-containing protein, which yields MNTGRLCPVRAAGLMLLAGMMAAATAGHAAEVWESHLFPSGFRVVARAGEEGAEDPAPRKVAGEDPARVEFSVSRMKGDWEYLVGMVFNAQGKNPPRQSVSFGLGIGGSFVGWEEVLPPVTAAAFDQGKPVPARMLLPVPAGQAELLVACVGEDGAVPALGEVALLGRPKPEGAAKKRVLVVTGEDYPGHPWPETSRAFVEVLRADDRMETYVCESPAMAGSSLLPAFDAVVVHFKNYAENIPMGAVEGERLRQYAESGRGVVLTHFACGAFQEWPDFVTTAGRVWNPEMRAHDPHGEFTVRVRDAAHPVVQGMKDFQTTDELYTCLDGTTPIHVLCDAVSKVDGKECPIAFTVDTPGLRVFHCVLGHNGAAYAPPEVGELFRRGTAWACGLTPEK from the coding sequence GTGAACACAGGACGACTTTGCCCGGTACGGGCGGCGGGCTTGATGCTCCTCGCTGGGATGATGGCGGCGGCGACGGCGGGCCACGCCGCGGAGGTCTGGGAGTCCCACTTGTTCCCGTCCGGTTTTCGGGTGGTGGCGCGGGCAGGGGAGGAGGGAGCGGAGGATCCGGCTCCTCGAAAAGTCGCCGGCGAGGACCCGGCGCGGGTCGAGTTCTCCGTTTCACGGATGAAGGGGGACTGGGAGTATCTCGTGGGCATGGTCTTTAATGCCCAGGGCAAGAACCCGCCCCGGCAGTCGGTCAGTTTCGGTTTGGGGATCGGCGGCAGCTTCGTCGGGTGGGAGGAAGTGCTGCCCCCGGTGACGGCGGCGGCCTTTGACCAGGGCAAGCCCGTGCCCGCGCGGATGCTGCTGCCCGTGCCCGCCGGACAGGCGGAGCTTTTGGTGGCGTGCGTCGGGGAAGACGGCGCCGTTCCCGCTCTCGGCGAGGTGGCGCTGCTGGGGCGTCCGAAACCGGAGGGCGCTGCGAAGAAGCGGGTGCTGGTGGTGACGGGGGAGGACTATCCGGGGCATCCGTGGCCCGAGACCAGCCGCGCGTTCGTGGAGGTGCTGCGGGCCGACGACCGGATGGAGACCTATGTCTGCGAGAGTCCGGCGATGGCGGGCTCTTCGCTGCTGCCGGCCTTTGACGCCGTGGTGGTCCATTTCAAAAACTACGCGGAGAACATTCCGATGGGGGCCGTGGAAGGGGAGAGGCTGCGCCAATACGCGGAGAGCGGACGCGGCGTGGTGTTGACCCATTTCGCCTGCGGCGCCTTTCAGGAGTGGCCGGACTTCGTCACCACCGCCGGCCGGGTGTGGAACCCCGAAATGCGCGCCCACGACCCCCACGGGGAGTTCACCGTGCGCGTCCGCGACGCGGCCCATCCGGTGGTTCAGGGGATGAAGGATTTCCAGACCACGGACGAGCTGTACACCTGCCTCGACGGAACGACACCCATTCATGTGCTGTGCGACGCCGTGAGCAAGGTGGACGGGAAGGAATGTCCCATCGCGTTCACCGTGGACACGCCGGGGCTCCGGGTGTTTCACTGCGTGCTCGGCCACAACGGGGCCGCCTATGCGCCGCCGGAGGTGGGGGAGCTCTTCCGGCGCGGCACCGCCTGGGCCTGCGGGCTGACCCCGGAGAAGTAG
- the rlmN gene encoding 23S rRNA (adenine(2503)-C(2))-methyltransferase RlmN — MTTSPPELPFLSGLFPEEIAERYQLRPYQGRQIFQWIHRKGASSFEKMTNLPKELRERLSKETLFPATKVSKIQGSSASGTRKALLLLADNECIESVLIPDRNRYTVCVSSQVGCPLKCAFCATGLSGYRRNLNAAEIVEQVVHLRAAGELPESAVCNIVYMGMGEPFYNYDEVRKSIRILMHPEGLGTGARHITVSTAGDVKGIERFAAEEWQVRLSVSLHAAQEEKRSQLVPLNRKFGLQRLHAALREYNQHTGRKFTLEWTLLDGVNDTEDDARDLVRFTRGLDASVNLIPWNPVAGLPYRPSPPAACEAFQAQLTRSGVRATLRREKGRDIDAACGQLRRSENGDGVPPEPSDIGRGEA; from the coding sequence ATGACAACGTCCCCCCCGGAATTGCCCTTCCTTTCGGGTCTCTTCCCCGAAGAGATCGCGGAACGGTACCAGCTTCGTCCGTACCAGGGGCGCCAGATATTCCAATGGATTCACCGCAAAGGCGCGTCTTCTTTTGAGAAGATGACCAATCTTCCCAAAGAACTGCGCGAACGGCTGTCCAAGGAAACCCTGTTTCCCGCCACAAAGGTGTCCAAAATCCAGGGATCCAGCGCATCGGGAACGAGAAAGGCCCTCCTGCTCCTTGCGGACAACGAGTGCATTGAATCCGTGCTGATTCCGGACCGAAACCGGTACACAGTGTGCGTCTCGTCCCAAGTGGGCTGCCCGTTAAAATGCGCCTTCTGCGCCACCGGTCTCTCCGGATACAGAAGAAACCTGAACGCCGCTGAAATTGTGGAACAGGTTGTTCATTTGCGGGCGGCGGGGGAACTGCCGGAATCGGCGGTGTGCAACATTGTCTATATGGGCATGGGGGAGCCTTTCTACAATTATGACGAGGTGCGAAAAAGCATTCGGATTCTCATGCACCCCGAGGGGCTGGGGACGGGGGCCCGCCACATCACCGTGTCCACCGCCGGGGACGTCAAGGGGATCGAACGCTTCGCCGCCGAGGAGTGGCAGGTGCGCCTGAGCGTCTCCCTGCACGCGGCCCAGGAGGAGAAACGCTCCCAGTTGGTGCCCCTCAACCGCAAGTTCGGCCTCCAGCGCCTCCATGCCGCCCTCCGGGAATACAACCAGCACACCGGACGGAAGTTCACCCTGGAGTGGACGCTCCTGGACGGCGTGAATGACACGGAAGACGATGCGCGGGACTTGGTGCGGTTCACCAGGGGCCTCGATGCCAGTGTCAACCTCATTCCCTGGAACCCCGTGGCCGGACTGCCATACCGGCCCAGCCCCCCGGCCGCCTGTGAGGCCTTCCAGGCGCAACTGACCCGCTCGGGGGTCCGGGCAACACTCCGAAGGGAGAAGGGCAGGGACATAGACGCGGCCTGTGGCCAGCTCCGGCGCTCGGAGAACGGAGACGGTGTTCCGCCGGAACCCTCCGACATCGGCCGAGGCGAAGCCTGA
- the zapA gene encoding cell division protein ZapA has protein sequence MSTQETCRITVENTTLEVPVILNPKYTQELGDRVTERMLRIASERKTLNTHHFIVQAAVELEHELRELQRAREADDQQVIKACNRLTERVRALAAAYEAPAEKETPEEDE, from the coding sequence ATGAGCACGCAGGAAACCTGCAGGATCACTGTCGAAAACACCACGCTGGAAGTCCCCGTCATCCTGAATCCAAAGTATACGCAGGAACTCGGGGACCGCGTAACGGAACGGATGCTTCGGATCGCATCTGAACGAAAAACATTAAATACCCACCATTTTATTGTCCAGGCCGCCGTGGAACTGGAACATGAACTCCGTGAACTCCAGCGTGCACGGGAGGCCGATGACCAGCAGGTGATCAAGGCCTGCAACCGTCTCACGGAGCGTGTGCGCGCCCTGGCGGCCGCCTATGAGGCCCCGGCCGAAAAGGAGACGCCGGAGGAGGACGAGTAG